From the genome of Halobacterium sp. R2-5:
CTGGCCGATCCACCAGTAGTGGTGGCTGACGCCGATGACGCCGCTGCCCATCACGAACAGCACTTGCAGGGCGACGGCTTTCTCCGCGGAGCGCTTGCGCAGCAAGCCCATGGAGACGAGCGTGATGCCGACGATGGCGACGATGAAGAACTCGAAGGCGCCCTCCACCCACATGTGGACGACCCACCACCGCCAGAACTCCGTCATCACGATGTTCGTGTCGGGCGTGTACAGCATGCCCGCGACGAACAGCAACCCGATGGAGCCGCCCGCGTACAGAATCATGTGCGCGAGCCCGAAGCGCTGCTCGCGGGCGAGCAGCGGCTTGAAGCCGCGGTACGCGAGGAACGCCCAGATGGCGAACCCGAGCAGCAGCCCGATCTGCCAGACGCGCCCGACTTCGACGTATTCGAGGCCCTCGTTGCCGAGCAGCCACCACAGCTGGCCGTCGAAGAAGCCCTGCGTCCCGAGGTAGATGCCGACGAACCCGCCGACGACGACCAGCAGGAGCGTGCCGAGCAGGCCGTTGATGGCGGACTCCTGGTGGTCGGGCTCGTGGCCGGTCAGGAGCCCGGGGAGGAACAGTCCGGCGCCGATCCACATCGTGGCGATCCAGAGGATGCCGAGGTCGAGGTGGTAGGTCTTGGCGATGGCGAAGGGCAGCCACTGGATGACGTCGACCCCCAGCGCTTCACCGATGCCGAAGAACGCGTCGCGCTCGACGTAGTAGTGCGCGAGCAGCGCTCCCAGCAACACCTGTCCGACGAACAGCAACGCGGCGACCGGGATGAACCGGGTGGCAGCGCGCTGGCTGGGGAGCAAGTCGACGTCCGCGGGGTCCGGGACTTCGATGCCCTCCGTGGAGGGCTCGGGGAGGTCGATGGAGTTGTACAGCCAGACCCCGAGGCCGGCGCCGCCGACGAGCAGCACCATCGCGATGGCGCTCCACACCATCGTCCCGCCGGTGGGCTCGTTGCCGGCGAGCGGGTTGTACGGCCAGTCGTTGGTGTAACTGTGGTCGGTGCCGGGGCGTTCGGCGTGGGAGACCAGCGCCGTCCACATCGCGAAGTCCGCGAACTTCCGGGCGTCGTCGGCGGACTCGACCATGCCCTCGGGGACGCCGCGTTCGGCGTCGCCCTCGTGGTAGCGCTCGACGTACACCTCGCGGACCTGCTCGTGGGCGTACGCTTCTGCGGCAGAGTACTGTGCCGTCTCACCGGACATCGAGCGGTCGAGGTCGGCGGTCACGCGGCTGTCGACGCCGGCCTGCTGTTCGGCGGTGAGGTCGGCGTAGGCTTCGCCGTAGCGCTCGTCGGCGTAGTACTCCCGCATGAACTGGGTCTTCAGTTCGAGCGCGTCGGCGGTGTAGTCCTCGCCGAAGTACGCGCCGTTGCCGAGAATCGACCCGTGGTTCATCAGCCCGTTCGACTGGAAGACGGCCTTGCCGTCCTGGATCGACTCGTGGGTGGCGGCCACGTCGCCGTTCGGCCCCACGATCTCGTCCGGGATGGGCGGCTGGTGCTGGTAGGAGTAGGCGGCACCGGCCCCCATGACGACGAGGTTCAGGACGAACACGGCCGCGAGTATCTTCGCGAGCGTGGACCTGGTGACGTCCATGTTTCGGCGTTCCAGGGAACGAATGAAAAGGCTACGGCGGATTCCGAGACGCTGGGCACGGAGCCGCTACATCCGGATATACCGGCGCTCGAAGATGTTCGTGTGGGCTATTCGAGGAGTTCGCGCGCGATGATGTTCTTCTGGATTTCGGTGGTGCCCTCGTAGATCTGGGTGATCTTGGCGTCGCGGTAGAAGCGCTCGACGTCGAAGTCGTTGACGTAGCCGGCGCCGCCGTGGATCTGGACCGCCTCGTCGGCGACCTCGACGGCCACCCGGGAGGCGAACTCCTTGGCCATCGACGCGAGCGCGGTGAGCTGGTCGTCGCGGTTCTCGACGCTCCACGCGGACTTCCGCGTGAGCGTGCGCGCGGCCTCCGTCTGCGTGTGCATCTCCGCGAGCTTGTGCTCGATGGCCTGGAAGTCGCTGATTGGGCGGCCGAACTGCTCGCGCTCCTGGGCGTAGTCGAGGGCGCGCTCGGCGGCGCCCTTCGCGATGCCGACGCCCTGCGCGGCGACCATCGTGCGCGTCTCGTCGAAGAACTGCATCAGCTGGAGGAAGCCGCCGCCCTCCGTGCCGACGAGGTTCTCCTCGGGGACGCGCACGTCGTCGAAGATGAGCTCCGCCGTGTCCGAGGCGCGGATCCCGAGCTTACCCGTGATCTTGTCGGCCTGGAAGCCGTCGCGGTCGGACTCGACGACGATCTGGCTGAAGCCGTTGTAGCGGCCGCTGGCGTCGGGGTCGGTCTGGCAGAGCACGACGTAGAAGTCGCCGACGCTGCCGTTCGTGATCCACATCTTGTTGCCGTTGATGACGAACTCGTCGCCGTCGCGCTCGGCGCGCGTGGAGACGCTGGAGACGTCGGACCCGGTGTCGGGTTCGCTGATGGCCGACCCCATGATGGCGTCGCCGGACGCGATGTCGGGCAGCCAGCGCTCCTTCTGGTCCTCCGTGCCGAACTCGATGATGGATTCGGCGCCGAAGCCCGCGCTCGCGACGCAGAGCCCGATGCCGGGGTCGGCGGCGAACAGCTCCTCGACGATGAGCGCGGATTCGAGCGCGGAGTAGCCCGCGCCGCCGTAGTCGAGGGGGATCGTGGGGCCGAGCAGGCCGGCCTTCGCCGCCTCGTCCATGACCTCGTAGGGGTACTTCTCTTCCTCGTCGTACTCGGAGGCCACCGGCCGGATCTCGTTGTCCGCGAACCGGCGGACCTCCTCCTGGATCGCCTGCTGCTCGTCGGTCAGTCCGAAGTCCATGGGGTAGTGTACCGAACACCGGGACAAAAACACTCGTAAACCCGTGACAATCCGCGCGGCGTTCTTCGCGGCCCCACGGCTTTTGCCGGTGCTCCGAGAAGCGCCGGCATGGTCGACGCGGACCTCGGCGAGGTCGGACGGACGCCGCTGGTGGAACTCGACGCGGGCGTGGCGCCGACCGTGTACGGGAAGGCCGAGTGGTTCAACTTCGCGTCGCTCGGGCACGGCGGCGGGTCGGTGAAGACTCGCATCGGGGCGGCGATGCTGGCGGCCGCGGCGGCGCGCGGCGACCTCGACGGCGACCGTACGATACTGGAGGCTTCGAGCGGGAACACGGGCGCTGCTGTCGCGCGCGTCGGCGCGGCGATGGGCCACGACGTGGAAATCGTCGTACCCGACGACGCGGGCCGCGGGAAGGTAGAGGCCATCCGGGACGCGGACGCGGAGTTGCGGTTCGTGGACGCCACCGAGGGATACGACGCGTTCGTGACGCGTTGCCGGGAGCTCGCCGCCGAGCGCCCCGGCGAGTACGTCTACCCGAACCAGTACGAGAACCGCGCGAATCCCGCGGTCCACGCGGGCACGACGGGCCCGGAAATCTGGGCGCAGACGGACGGCGAGGTGACGCGGTTCGTCGCGGGCGCGGGCACCGGCGGCACGCTCGTCGGTGTGAGCCGCGCGCTCCGGCCGCGGGGCGTTCGCGTCCACGGCTACGAGCCGCCCGCTACTGACCACGACGTCGCCGGCCTGAAGCACATGCACGACCCGGGCGCGTTCGTCCCGGAGACCTTCGAGGCGGACGCGCTGGACGCCCGCGAGTACGTCGACACCGAGACCGCCTACGAGTACGTCCGCCGGTTGCGGCGCCGTCACGCCGACCGCGAGATACGCGTTCGGGACTCCGGGCAGTGGTCCCACGAGTTCGTCCGGTCGGAGCTTCGGGTCGGCGGCGAGTTCCTCGTCGGCCCCTCGGCGGGCGGCGCGGTCGCGCTGGTCGACCGGCTGGCGTCCCGCGGCGCGATCGACGCCGGCGACGTGGTCGTCGTGCCGCTGCCGGACCGCGGCGACCGCTACCCGGAGCGGGAGCCGTACGCCGATTACGTCGAGTAGTCGGAAATCCAACTAAAACGCGCTTCGGGAAACCACCAAGAGGCAGGGCCACGTCGGGGTTAACTGGAATGACTGACTACGAACTCCCACCGCTGCCGTACGACTACGACGCTCTCGAACCGCACGTCTCCGAGCAGGTGCTGACGTGGCACCACGACACCCACCACCAGGGCTACGTCAACGGCTGGAACAGCGCCGAAGAGACGCTCGCCGAGAACCGCGAGGAGGGCGACTTCTCCTCCTCGGCCGGCGCCATCGGCAACGTCACGCACAACGGCTCCGGACACATCCTCCACGACCTCTTCTGGCAGTCGATGAGCCCCGAGGGCGGCGACGAGCCCGAGGGCGACCTCCGGGAGCGCATCGAGGAGGACTTCGGCTCCTACGAAGCGTGGGAGGGTGAGTTCCGCGCGGCCGCCTCCGCCGCCGGGGGCTGGGCGCTGCTCGTCTACGACAGCCACTCCGAACAGCTCCGCAACGTCGTCGTCGACAAGCACGACCAGGGCGCCCTCTGGGGCTCCCACCCGATTCTGGCCCTCGACGTCTGGGAGCACTCCTACTACTACGACTACGGCCCCGACCGCGGCGACTTCGTCGACAACTTCTTCGAGGTCGTCGACTGGGAGGAGCCGTCCGCGCGCTACGCGGACCTCGTCGAGAAGTTCGAGTAAGCGAACCTAACCGTCGGCCCTACTACTCGGCGTTCGGGCCGGTCGTCGGCCCGCCTCGAACGCTGTTATCGGATCTCCGTCCTGTTCGCGAAATATTCGTCAGCCGCCGGGTTCTCGCGCTCGTAGCCGGGGCCGTCACTGGTCGCGACGACGGCGACCCGGAGTCGTCCGCGTCGCGTCACCCCGTCAGTTCGACGAGCGACAACAGGAGGCTGGGGACGACGGCGAGCACGACGCCGACGACGAGGAGAATCGCGGGGAGCCACAGAAGTCCGAAGTCCGCGAGCAGCCACAGCCCCAGTCCCGCGAGTACGAGCACGGCGCCGAGCAGCCGGAACAACCAGACGAACACGCCTTCGAAGCCGGCGTCCGCCGCGAGTTCGACGACTTCGAGCACTTCGTCCATGGTGAAACAGTCGTCAGGGCGAGACCACTTATGAGCCGTGGCCAGCGCGGCCGGCGGTTACCGCCGGTTCGACGGCGACCCCGAGGAGTTCTTCGCGCGCAGCACGAACGGGGACAGCAGGCCGCCGACGAGCGCGCCCGCGAACGCGAGCACGCCGATGTCGGAGTTCGAGAGGCCGCTGCCGCCGCCGCTCTGGCTACCGCCGCCTCCGCCCCCGCCGCTGCCGACGACGACGGCGCCTTTCATCCCCATCGTCCGGTGGGGGTTGCAGTAGTACTTCGAGACGCCTTCCTCCTCGTAGGTCTGCGTGAACGTGAACCCGGACTCGTCGGTGAGTTCGCTCTCGTAGCTGCCGTCCTCGGCGACGACGTTGTGGGTGCCTGCCACCCACTCGAAGGTGACCTCCGTACCGGGGTCGACGCGGATGGCCGGCGGCGTGAAGCCGTACGGGCCGCCGTTCGCCTCCGACCCGACTTCGACCGTGACGGAGGATTCACCCGTGTGGTCGGCGACGCCGTCGAAGTTGTCGACGTTGTCGAACCAGCCGTCGAAGTCGACTTCCTCGGCGCCGCCGTCGGAGCCGGAGCCCTCCGAGGAGCCGCCGGATTCGAGGCCGACGTCGACGTCGCCGACGACGACGGCGCCTTTCATCCCCATCGAGCGGTGGGGCGTACACGCGTACCGGCTGACGCCCTCCTCGTCGAACGTCTGCGTGAACGTGAAGCCGCTCTCCCCGGTGAGCTCGCTCTCGTAGCTGCCGTCCTCGGCGGCGACGTTGTGGTTGCCCTCGACCCACTCCCACGTCACCTCGGTCCCGGGGTCGACGCGGATCGCTGCGGGCCCGAAGCCGTACGGGCCGTTGTTCGCCTCGACGCCGACCTCGACGGTCACGGAGTCCTCGCCGGTGTGGTCGGCGACGCCGTCGAAGTTGCTGACGTTGTCGAACCAGCCGCTGAGATCGCCGTCTTGCGCGAGGGCCGGACTGGTGAACGCGGCGCCCGTGGCCGCCGCCGCGCCCGCTGCCGCGGTCGTCTTCAGCACGCTGCGCCTCGTTACCGTGGGAGTGTTGTCTGGGTTCATCGTCCTGAGTTAGCCTTCGTAGCCCGCGTACTCCATCAGTTGGGCGAAGATGTCCGTGTCCATCGCCTCCCGGTAGACGATGCCGGTGAGCATCCCGCCGGGGTAGTACGAGCCGTTCATCACGTGGTTGACCTTGTGGCAGTGCATGAGGTAGATTCCGGGCTCGGCGTCCGCCTCGAACTCGATGGTGTGGCGCTCCGCGGGCGCGATGTTCGTGATGTCCATCTCGTGCTGGGCGGCCTCGGGAATCTGCCCGCCGTCCTTCGCGATGCGCCGGAAGCGGTGGTTGTGGATGTGCAGCGGGTGGTTCATGTAGCCGCCGTTGACGAAGTGGATGCGGACGGTGTCGCCCTGGTCGACGATGATGGGCGAGCCGTCCTCGGGGTGGAGGGTGCGCGGCGCCGCCTTCCCGTTGACCGTGAACACGTCGGGGCTGCGCGTGCGCGGACTGTACGAGACGTCTTCGCCGGCCATCTTCCGGTTGAGCCGGGAGTCCCAGTCCTTGACGGTCATGAAGTACTCCTTGTCCGCGGGCTCGTACCCTTCGGGGTCGACGCGGAAGATGCCGTACATCCCCATGTCGATGTGCCGGTGGGTCTGGTAGTGACAGTGGTAGACGTGGGTGCCCGGCACGTTCGCGGGAATCGTGTACGTGTGTTTCTCCCCGGCGTCGACGCGGATGCCGGTCGTCGTCGGGACGCCGTCGTCCATCCACGCCTTCTGCGTGCCGTGGAAGTGCAGCGTGTGCGGGCGCTTGCCGTCGGTGTTGTCGAGGGTGACCTCGATGTCCTCGCCCTCCTGCGTGCGGACGATGGGGCCGGGGACGCTCGGGTCGCCGTCCTCGGTCGCGAACGCCCACACGCGGGGGAACTCGACGGGGCCGCCCATGGTGTCGACGGGGTGGACGTCGTGGACGGCGGGGACGCTCTTCAGGGTCACCTGGTTGCCCTGCTCGGTGGCGTCGACGATCTCCGGCGGGCTGGTCTTCGGGAGGTCCGACTGGGACGCCTGCTGGTTGGCGGTGGTGTTCGTCACGGTGGAACCCTGCTCCGCGGGTGCGGTACAGCCTGCGAGGGCGGCGACACCGGTGCCGCTAGTCGCTGCGATAAATTCGCGCCGCGAGATGCCGGCGCCGGGGGCGCCAATACGGTCACTCATGGATACACCCGGCCCTATGGAGTGCCGGGATAAGCACGAGTCGCCGATTCCCGGGTCCGGGAAACTGTTCTCACTCCGCGGGAACGAGGCGAACGTGTTCGGCCGTCCGCCTACCCGCGTCGCGGCCCGACCTCAGCGTGATGCAGACGAACGAGCACGCCGACCAGACCGAGGCCGACGCGCGGCTCCGCGGCCCGTTCGAGGCCGTCGACGAACCCGACCCCGCGGCCGTCCTCGACGCGCTCACCGACCCGCTGTGCCGGCGCGTGCTGGGCTGCGCCCGCGAGCCGGTGAGCGCCAGCGAGGTCGCCGACGCCGCGGACCTCTCGCTGTCCTCGACGTACCGCAAGCTCCACGCGCTCTCCGACGCCGGCCTCCTCGAGACGCAGACGGAGCTCCGGGACGACGGCTACCACACCACCCGCTACCGGGCGACCCTCGAAGAAGCGACGATCCGACTCGGCGAGGAGGACGGCATCGACGTCGCGGTCGAACGCCGCGAAGCGGACGAGCAGCGTCAGTCGTCGGCGGCGCCGAGCCGGCTCGGCAGCGGCCCGTCGTAGTTCTCCGGGACGTGCGGACAGAGCGGGTCGCTACCCAGCGGGTCGCCGGTGACCGCGTACGCCCGCGACCGGCTGCCGCCGCAGACGTGGCGGAACGAGCACGCGCCGCACTTCCCCTGTAGCTCGTCCTTCTCGCGCAGCGACTCGAAGAGGTCGCTGTTCCGGTAGACGTCCACGACCGACTCCTCGCGGACGTTCCCCGCCGATTCGGGCAGGAACCCGGACGGATAGACGTCGCCCGTGTGGCTGACGAACGCGAACCCGTCGCCAGCGGTGATGCCGCCGCGGCGCTGCGGGCCGCTCCCGCCGCGGGCCTGGGCCTGCTGGGCGCGCACGCGCCGGAAGTGCGGCGCCTCGGTGGTCTTCACGCCGAACTCCTCCTCGCGGGACACGTCGTCGAGGAACTCCATCACGTCCTCCGCGCGCTCGGGCGAGATGGGGTCGAGGACGCGGCCGCGGCCGACCGGCACGAGGAAGAACACGCTCCACAGCACCGCGCCGAGCTCCCGCACGAGGTCACGGATGGCCGGCAGGTCGTCGACGGTCTGCGAACAGACCGTCGTGTTGACCTGCAGCGGCACACCCGCCTCGCGGGCATCTCGCGCGGCGCGGACGGTTTCCTCGAAGCTTCCAGTTTCTCCACGGAACGAATCGTGTGATTCCGGTGTTGCGCCGTCGATGCTGACGGCGAGCTGTTTCACGCCAGCGTCCGCGAGCGCCCGGACGGCCTCCGTCGAGAGCGAGCGCGTCCCGCTCGGAGTGACCGTCATGCGGAGGCCGATGTCCGTGCCGTACTCGACGAACTCGACGGTGTCCTCCCGTGCGAGCGGGTCGCCCCCGGACAGCACGACGAGCTGTCCGTCGCCGAAGCGGCGGACGTCCTCCAGCAGCGCCTTCCCCTCGGCGGTGGTGAGTTCGTCCGGGTGGCGGTCCGGCGTCGCGTCGGCCCGACAGTGCTCGCACGCGAGCTCGCACGCCTGCGTCACTTCCCAGATGAGCACGAACGGGCGCTCGTCGGTGTTTACTGGCGTCATCGTTGCAGGTGAGGCGGCGGGTGACAGGTGACAACCAACTCCGGCGCGACAGCGCCGCCTCACGTGGAGCGATGGCCGACGGTGACTTTGTTCGGCGGGGACGTTCCCAGTCGACGGGAACGTCCGTGGCCGCCTTTTGACCGGGGGCGTAAGTCGAGCGCATGGACTCCGAGGACAGAACGCGCGTGCTGGACGCGCCGCGGTCGGCGACCGGCCGCGAGTGGGAGGTGTTCGTGCGCGAGGACGCCGACGGCCCCCTGAAGCACGTCGGCAGCGTCACCGCGGGGGACGCCGACGCGGCCCACGACCGCGCGAGCGACCTGTTCGACTGGACGGCGCGGGACGTCTGGGTCTGCCCCGCCGATGAGACGCGCCGCTTCACCGCGCACACGCTGGGAGGTGAGTCGGCGTGATCTCCGTCAGCAAGCTGCTCTGTGGGCTAGACGCCGAGAGCGACGGCCTGCGGTACGACGCCGCCGACGACTCCAGCCGCGAGCAGATCACCGAGGAGAAACAGCAGCGCCCGGTGGTCGTCTGGAACCTCACGAAGCAGTGCAACCTCTACTGCTCGCACTGCTACGCGGCCGCCGACACCGAGACCGCGCCCGGCGAACTCTCCACCGCGGAGGGCAAGGACCTGCTCGACGACCTCGCCGACTTCGGCATCCCGGTCGTCCTCTTCTCGGGCGGGGAGCCGATGGTCCGCGACGACCTCGAGGAGCTCGTCGCGTACGCCAGCGACCGCGGCATCCGGCCCGTGCTCTCGACGAACGGCACGCTGATGACCGAGGAGCGCGCCGGAGCCCTGCGCGACGCCGGCCTGAAGTACGCGGGCGTCTCCGTGGACGGCCTCCCGGAGCGCAACGACGAGTTCCGCGGCGAGGAGGGCGCCTTCGACGCGGCCGTCCGCGGCATCGAGAACAGCCTCGACGCCGGCCTCAAGACCGGCCTTCGGTACACTATCACGGAAGCGAACGCGCCCGACCTGCCGGAGGTCGTCGACCTCCTGCACGACGTGGGCCTGGACCGCTTCTGCTTCTACCACCTCGACTACGGCGGCCGCGGCGCCGACATCTCGAACCTCGACCTCTCGCTCGCGGACACCCGCGAGGCCGTCCGCACCGTCTGTGACCTCACCCGCGAGTACCACGAGCAGGGCGAGGAGATCGAGACGCTGCTCGTCGGCAACTACGCCGACGCGGGCTTCCTCGTGGAGTACGCCCGAGAGGAACTCGGCGACGCGCAGGCCGACCGCATCCACCGCCACCTCGAAGCGAACGGCGGCGACCCGACCGGCGAGCGCATCGCGGACGTCGACTACCAGGGGAACGTCCACCTCACGCAGTTCTGGCAGGGGTACTCCCTGGGGAACGTCCGCGACCGCCCGTTCAGCGAGCTCTGGAGCGACGAGAACAACCCGCTCCTCTCCGGTCTCCGCGACCGCGGCGACCGTCTCACCGGGAAGTGCGCGGGCTGCCAGTACCAGTCCATCTGCCGCGGCGGCTCGCGGCTGCGTGCGCTCAGCGCGGGCGGCCCGTTCGACCCGGACCCGAAGTGCTACCTCACGGAAGCGGAACGCGGCGTCCCGGACGCGGCCGGCGGCTCCGGGGACGCGCACGCGGACTGAAGAGGGGTCTCCTTATTCGGGCGTGATGTAGACGCGCCACTCGTCGGCGGTGGCCTGCTCGGTCTCGTAGGCGAACCCGCGGTCTTCGAGGACGTTGTACAGCGGCTCCGGCTCGAAGCTGTTGACGAGCAGGAGCGTCTCGCCGTCGCCGAGCCCCTCCAGTGCTGCGACGATGTCGCTGAACGGTTCCCCGTCGATTTCCCGCGCGTCGAGGCGGGCGTCGGTGTCGGCAGTCGTCGCCATGTCTGTCGGTTCGGGGCACACCCGCCAACCGGTTTCCCCGAAGGTGTTCGTCACGCGACCGCGAGCCGCAGGCTCTCGACGGACTTCGCCGCGAAGAAACCGATTACGGCGGCGATCGGGACGGCGCCGGGGCCGTCGGCGAGGAACCCCAGCACCGCGGCGACGGCGACGGCCGCGACCTGGAGGCGGCGCGCGGCGACGACGCGGGCGACGGTGGTCATCAGAACGGTGCGCCGCTCGGCGACGCCTCCCCGGCGTCCTCGTCGGGCAGTTCCCCTGTCTCGCGGAACGAATCCGCGAGGTCGGCGAGCTCGTCGTTGATGTCCGCGGCGCGCTGGTGCATCGGGTCGACCTGCACGCGGACGATTTCGTAGTCGTGGCGGTCGCTGAGGCCGTTCCACGCGCGGAACGACCCCTTGGTGAGGGTGTGGCTCTGCGGGCAGAACGCGGTCGTCGGCGTGAACTCCGCGCGCAGCACGGACGGGTCGTCGGCGTCGACGGCGTACCGGTAGCCCGCGCTCTCGTGGCGCGTGTCGAGGTTGAGGTCCGCGAGGTTGTACCCGAAGGTCATGTCGTAGACGCCGCGCTCCTCGAACAGCTCGCGCGTGAGCCCGTGGAACTCGACGTGCTCGTCGCCGTCGAGGACGTCGTGCCCGGCGAGGAACGGGCCGGGTTCGGGGTTCACGTCGGGGTCGAACTCCCCCTCGGGGGCGAGCGCGTCGTCTGAGTGCGAGCCCAGGCCGTACATGTTTCACGAGACGGTCGCCGCACCGCTATGCGTAGCCCCGAACGTGTTCGTGTGTGGTCGACGAAAGAGACGGCGCGGCCGCGGGGACTGGCGGAACGGGGTGAGTGACCGGACTGGCGGTTATCGCGCTATTCGCTCGGGTCGGGGTCGAAGATCTCCTCGTCGGGCTCGCCGCCGACCTCGATCTCCGCGAGCAGTCCCTTGCGGGCGACCCGGGAGAGCGCGTGGTCGACGAGCTTGATGGTCTCCGGGACAGGGGTGTCCATCGTCCCGATCATGCAGCTTCCCGGCGGGACCTTCATCGTCTGGACGTACTCCTCGGGCGTCCCGAGCGCGCCGTCGCGGTGGGCCTGCGTCCAGACGTTCCCGATGGGGTGGAAGTTCGAGGAGACGTTCGGGCCGCCGTCCACGAGGTACACCCGGATCGTCTCGCCGGTCTCGGCCTGCATGCGGCCGTAGCGGTCCGGCGTGAACGGGTACTTCTCGCCGTTGAAGAGGACGTACGTCGGGTCCTCGTCGGCCATCGCGGCCATGTCGAACTGGTGGTGGCCCTCCTCGCCGACGTCCTTGTCGGTGTAGAGCTCGTGCTGGCCGAGGTAGAACTCGCGGTCGACCTCGGGCAGGCCGTCCTCGGGCTCGACGAGGATCATCCCGAACATCCCGCTGGAGATGTGGTAGTCCATGTTCGGGACGGCGCAGTGGTAGATGTACGCGCCGGGGTACATCGCGGTGAAGTCCACGTCGGCGGACTCCCCGGGCCCGATAGTGGTCGCTTCCGCGCCGCCGCCGGTGCCGTAGACGGCGTGGAAGTCGATGTTGTGCGGCATCGAGTTGCCGTCCGGGCTGTTGAGCGAGAACGAGATGGTGTCGCCGCGGCGGACCCGGATCATCGGGCCGGGAATCCGCCCGTCGAAGGTCATGTAGTTGAACGTGACCCCGGGCTCGATCTCCGCGGTGACCTCCGTCACGTCGAGCTCGACGTCGTGGTGCTGCGGCTCCGACCAGTCGACCGGGTCCGGGACGTCCGCGGGGTCGGCCGCGACGCGGTCGACGTCGGGCTGAGTCGTCTGAGCCGCGGCGTTCTGCTGGGGCTGTTCGGTGGCGGGGCTCTCACCGCTCGGAGCGGTGCAGCCCGCG
Proteins encoded in this window:
- a CDS encoding pyridoxal-phosphate dependent enzyme, which gives rise to MVDADLGEVGRTPLVELDAGVAPTVYGKAEWFNFASLGHGGGSVKTRIGAAMLAAAAARGDLDGDRTILEASSGNTGAAVARVGAAMGHDVEIVVPDDAGRGKVEAIRDADAELRFVDATEGYDAFVTRCRELAAERPGEYVYPNQYENRANPAVHAGTTGPEIWAQTDGEVTRFVAGAGTGGTLVGVSRALRPRGVRVHGYEPPATDHDVAGLKHMHDPGAFVPETFEADALDAREYVDTETAYEYVRRLRRRHADREIRVRDSGQWSHEFVRSELRVGGEFLVGPSAGGAVALVDRLASRGAIDAGDVVVVPLPDRGDRYPEREPYADYVE
- a CDS encoding multicopper oxidase domain-containing protein gives rise to the protein MSDRIGAPGAGISRREFIAATSGTGVAALAGCTAPAEQGSTVTNTTANQQASQSDLPKTSPPEIVDATEQGNQVTLKSVPAVHDVHPVDTMGGPVEFPRVWAFATEDGDPSVPGPIVRTQEGEDIEVTLDNTDGKRPHTLHFHGTQKAWMDDGVPTTTGIRVDAGEKHTYTIPANVPGTHVYHCHYQTHRHIDMGMYGIFRVDPEGYEPADKEYFMTVKDWDSRLNRKMAGEDVSYSPRTRSPDVFTVNGKAAPRTLHPEDGSPIIVDQGDTVRIHFVNGGYMNHPLHIHNHRFRRIAKDGGQIPEAAQHEMDITNIAPAERHTIEFEADAEPGIYLMHCHKVNHVMNGSYYPGGMLTGIVYREAMDTDIFAQLMEYAGYEG
- the sod gene encoding superoxide dismutase yields the protein MTDYELPPLPYDYDALEPHVSEQVLTWHHDTHHQGYVNGWNSAEETLAENREEGDFSSSAGAIGNVTHNGSGHILHDLFWQSMSPEGGDEPEGDLRERIEEDFGSYEAWEGEFRAAASAAGGWALLVYDSHSEQLRNVVVDKHDQGALWGSHPILALDVWEHSYYYDYGPDRGDFVDNFFEVVDWEEPSARYADLVEKFE
- a CDS encoding TIGR04053 family radical SAM/SPASM domain-containing protein; protein product: MTPVNTDERPFVLIWEVTQACELACEHCRADATPDRHPDELTTAEGKALLEDVRRFGDGQLVVLSGGDPLAREDTVEFVEYGTDIGLRMTVTPSGTRSLSTEAVRALADAGVKQLAVSIDGATPESHDSFRGETGSFEETVRAARDAREAGVPLQVNTTVCSQTVDDLPAIRDLVRELGAVLWSVFFLVPVGRGRVLDPISPERAEDVMEFLDDVSREEEFGVKTTEAPHFRRVRAQQAQARGGSGPQRRGGITAGDGFAFVSHTGDVYPSGFLPESAGNVREESVVDVYRNSDLFESLREKDELQGKCGACSFRHVCGGSRSRAYAVTGDPLGSDPLCPHVPENYDGPLPSRLGAADD
- a CDS encoding cbb3-type cytochrome c oxidase subunit I; translated protein: MDVTRSTLAKILAAVFVLNLVVMGAGAAYSYQHQPPIPDEIVGPNGDVAATHESIQDGKAVFQSNGLMNHGSILGNGAYFGEDYTADALELKTQFMREYYADERYGEAYADLTAEQQAGVDSRVTADLDRSMSGETAQYSAAEAYAHEQVREVYVERYHEGDAERGVPEGMVESADDARKFADFAMWTALVSHAERPGTDHSYTNDWPYNPLAGNEPTGGTMVWSAIAMVLLVGGAGLGVWLYNSIDLPEPSTEGIEVPDPADVDLLPSQRAATRFIPVAALLFVGQVLLGALLAHYYVERDAFFGIGEALGVDVIQWLPFAIAKTYHLDLGILWIATMWIGAGLFLPGLLTGHEPDHQESAINGLLGTLLLVVVGGFVGIYLGTQGFFDGQLWWLLGNEGLEYVEVGRVWQIGLLLGFAIWAFLAYRGFKPLLAREQRFGLAHMILYAGGSIGLLFVAGMLYTPDTNIVMTEFWRWWVVHMWVEGAFEFFIVAIVGITLVSMGLLRKRSAEKAVALQVLFVMGSGVIGVSHHYWWIGQPDVWIPFGSVFSTLELVPLILILFEALGQYRALAASDETFHYKLPFAFIIASGAWNFVGAGVLGFFINLPLINYYEHGTYLTVAHAHAAMFGAFGLLALGMATYMLRLSVDPAEWNGKRLWWAFWLWNAGLAVMVGLSLLPIGFLQLEAAFTEGYAVARSMEFYGRDLVQLLFWARFPGDTLLILGTVVFAYDVVKKRFLLRDVTTGDSTGAVATRVLGSDDD
- a CDS encoding acyl-CoA dehydrogenase family protein, whose product is MDFGLTDEQQAIQEEVRRFADNEIRPVASEYDEEEKYPYEVMDEAAKAGLLGPTIPLDYGGAGYSALESALIVEELFAADPGIGLCVASAGFGAESIIEFGTEDQKERWLPDIASGDAIMGSAISEPDTGSDVSSVSTRAERDGDEFVINGNKMWITNGSVGDFYVVLCQTDPDASGRYNGFSQIVVESDRDGFQADKITGKLGIRASDTAELIFDDVRVPEENLVGTEGGGFLQLMQFFDETRTMVAAQGVGIAKGAAERALDYAQEREQFGRPISDFQAIEHKLAEMHTQTEAARTLTRKSAWSVENRDDQLTALASMAKEFASRVAVEVADEAVQIHGGAGYVNDFDVERFYRDAKITQIYEGTTEIQKNIIARELLE
- a CDS encoding halocyanin domain-containing protein gives rise to the protein MNPDNTPTVTRRSVLKTTAAAGAAAATGAAFTSPALAQDGDLSGWFDNVSNFDGVADHTGEDSVTVEVGVEANNGPYGFGPAAIRVDPGTEVTWEWVEGNHNVAAEDGSYESELTGESGFTFTQTFDEEGVSRYACTPHRSMGMKGAVVVGDVDVGLESGGSSEGSGSDGGAEEVDFDGWFDNVDNFDGVADHTGESSVTVEVGSEANGGPYGFTPPAIRVDPGTEVTFEWVAGTHNVVAEDGSYESELTDESGFTFTQTYEEEGVSKYYCNPHRTMGMKGAVVVGSGGGGGGGSQSGGGSGLSNSDIGVLAFAGALVGGLLSPFVLRAKNSSGSPSNRR
- a CDS encoding helix-turn-helix domain-containing protein → MQTNEHADQTEADARLRGPFEAVDEPDPAAVLDALTDPLCRRVLGCAREPVSASEVADAADLSLSSTYRKLHALSDAGLLETQTELRDDGYHTTRYRATLEEATIRLGEEDGIDVAVERREADEQRQSSAAPSRLGSGPS